The Pseudomonas fluorescens genome includes a window with the following:
- a CDS encoding helicase HerA domain-containing protein, translated as MSIRVGEVIAVHGTKVVLKIDEQSSKETLFYEGEKYKGVSIREYLSIQRGFRDIVCMVEGEFLDEGRTEMHEGRQTFVRKVEARPIGYFDSSGFTQGIKYLPMIQDAAHLLSEEKIRSIFDRKADSDFRIGLMLKEEIAVGLPWKRLFNSHIGIFGNTGSGKSNTLAQLYTVLFNQKLPLITGKSRFIILDFNGEYGGEQLAAAGHKTVYQLSTLTSPDLDDPTSRFPLAPDEFWELETMSLLFQATPNTQKPFLNRVIAGKQRFGANPGSLATYAKRMFQRSFCAGEVKTATLDLMRTVARRMGNQQ; from the coding sequence ATGAGCATCAGGGTTGGTGAGGTAATCGCAGTCCATGGCACCAAAGTGGTGTTGAAGATCGACGAGCAGTCGAGCAAGGAAACGCTGTTCTATGAGGGCGAGAAATACAAGGGAGTCTCAATCCGCGAATACTTGTCCATCCAGCGCGGTTTCCGCGACATCGTCTGCATGGTCGAGGGCGAGTTCCTGGATGAAGGCCGCACGGAGATGCATGAAGGCCGGCAGACGTTTGTGCGGAAGGTAGAGGCGAGGCCGATTGGTTACTTTGACAGCTCTGGCTTCACTCAGGGCATAAAGTATCTGCCAATGATCCAGGATGCGGCCCACCTCCTTTCTGAGGAAAAAATCAGATCCATCTTCGACCGCAAGGCGGACAGCGATTTCAGAATTGGGCTCATGCTGAAAGAGGAGATTGCGGTCGGGCTGCCGTGGAAAAGGCTCTTCAATAGCCACATCGGCATCTTCGGCAACACCGGAAGCGGCAAGTCTAATACGCTGGCGCAGCTGTACACGGTTCTCTTCAATCAGAAACTACCTCTCATCACCGGCAAGAGCCGCTTCATTATCCTGGACTTTAATGGTGAATACGGCGGAGAGCAGCTCGCGGCGGCAGGTCACAAGACCGTATATCAGTTGTCCACGCTGACCTCCCCTGATTTAGACGACCCTACTTCCCGCTTCCCGCTGGCACCGGATGAGTTTTGGGAGCTCGAGACGATGTCGCTGCTTTTTCAAGCCACTCCCAACACGCAAAAGCCTTTCCTAAACCGCGTCATTGCAGGCAAGCAGCGCTTTGGGGCTAATCCAGGATCACTGGCCACCTACGCAAAGCGGATGTTTCAGAGGTCGTTCTGCGCCGGAGAGGTCAAGACTGCGACTCTGGACTTGATGCGAACAGTGGCGAGGCGAATGGGGAATCAACAATAA